Within Streptomyces sp. SS1-1, the genomic segment CCTGTACTTCTACAACGTGGTGCGGGCCTGCCGCGCAGCCCTGGCACCGATGCGCGCCCAGGGCGGCGGCAGCATCGTCAACATCTCCTCGGCCAGCCCCGCCGAGCCCTCGCCCCGCTTCCCCACCTCGATGGTCGCCCGCGCCGCGATGACGACCTGGACCAAGCTGTGGGCGGACGAGGTGGCCGCGGACGGCATCCGGGTCAACAACGTGCTGCCCGGATACACCGTCGCCGACCCGGAGACCGTTCCGGACGCGTGGACCTCCGCGATCCCCCTCGGCCGGGCCGCCGCCTACCAGGAGGTCGCCCGGACCGTGGCCTTCGTGGCCTGCGACGCCACCTACACCACCGGGCAGAACCTGCGCGTCGACGGCGGACTCACCCGCGGCGTGTGAGCCGCTACCGCGCCTCGGCGGCCTGGCGGGCGTAGTCGTCCACCAGGCCCTCCAGGGCCCGCGCGGCCATGTCCGCGTACCCGGCGAAGTCCAGCTCCAGGTGCACGTCGGAGTTGGCGTGCACATAGAAGCCGTCGGTCAGCGCCAGGCTCAGCACGGTGAGCCGGGTGGGCAGTTCGGGGAAGCGCTCGACGACGTCCACGGGGACGGACTCGGTGATCCGCTCGACGTCCACCTTGAACATCTCCACCCGCATCCGCAGATACGCCGCGCGGACCTCGTTGTCCTCGCCCAGACCGCCCAGCTGCCTGCTCAGCGCCCAGATCGCGGCGGCCTTGAGCAGCGCCTCCTCCTTGGTGTAGTGCTCGGGGTCGGCGCCGGACAGGCCGGCGATGCCCCGGGACAGTTTGCGGCGCAGCCCCTCCGGGCCGGAGTGGAGCTCCATCCAGGCCTTGTAGCAGTGCTCGAGCAGGGCGACGAAGAGCTGTTCCTTGCTCTTGAAGTGCCAGTAGACCGAGCCGATCGGCAGACCGGAGGACGCGCTGACCGCCGCCATGGTCGTGCCCTGGTAGCCGTGCTCCAGTGCCAGGTCCAGCGCCGCCAGCAGGATCTGCTCCCGGCTCCTGTCCGAGCGGGCCTGCCGCGTGCCCCTGGTGCCCTCGCCCTGCCGTGTGCTCCGCGTCATGCCGCCACCCCGTCGCCGTCCGTCATACGTACCGTGTCACCAGCGCCGTCATTCTAGAACGGCGCTACTAGCAGCAGGCCGGTGCGGGACCGAAGTGGCCGCACGGTACGGCTCTCTCCGGTCCCGCCGAGGTCTCCGGTGCCCGCCTTCACCACGTCACGCGGCGCAGGCGGCCTCCAGGACCCGGGCCACCACGTCGTCGAGCTCCTGCGTCAGGCACTCGGCGGCGATCACATGGTCGGGGCGGAGGACCACCGCGCCCACCGGCCGCGCGTCGAACCACGCCTGCAGGCTCGCCTCGCCGCCGAGGTCACCGACGACGGTGACACCGGCCGTGGCCCGCTTGCGCGCCCACGGGAGCTGCGCCTTCGGCACCACCTGCACGAGACGCGCGCCGAACCGGTCCAGCGCGGCACGGCTCTCCGCCGACAGGAACACCGCCGGGTCGTTGTTCCAGGTGAGGATCCGCCAGCCCTGACCGGTCGCGTCGTCCAGCAGCATCTCGACGCCGTCGGCGTCGGTGGCCGTCGGCTGCGGGAAGATCGTGCCCGCCAGCCGGGGCACGTCACGGGCGGGCAGCGACTTGGACACCGGCAGCGGGGTGTGCACCACGACACCGCGGTCGAACTTCGGCTGCGGCTTGAACGCCTGCCGCTTCTGCGCCTCCCGCTCCTCGGGCGTACGGAAGGCGGCGATCCGGTCGCGTTCGGCGGCCTTCTCCGGATCGTGGTCCGTCATCTCCTTGGCCATCCGCAGGGAGACGGCCACCATCTGCGTGACATGGCC encodes:
- a CDS encoding TetR/AcrR family transcriptional regulator, translated to MTRSTRQGEGTRGTRQARSDRSREQILLAALDLALEHGYQGTTMAAVSASSGLPIGSVYWHFKSKEQLFVALLEHCYKAWMELHSGPEGLRRKLSRGIAGLSGADPEHYTKEEALLKAAAIWALSRQLGGLGEDNEVRAAYLRMRVEMFKVDVERITESVPVDVVERFPELPTRLTVLSLALTDGFYVHANSDVHLELDFAGYADMAARALEGLVDDYARQAAEAR
- a CDS encoding SDR family oxidoreductase; this translates as MTATPPTALVIAGSSGIGAASARELAARGHRVAVLARGEGAVALAEELGGLAIRGDYTQAGVVEEAVERVVSLWGRLDVLVNSAGHGPKGKLQELTDDDWATGFDLYFYNVVRACRAALAPMRAQGGGSIVNISSASPAEPSPRFPTSMVARAAMTTWTKLWADEVAADGIRVNNVLPGYTVADPETVPDAWTSAIPLGRAAAYQEVARTVAFVACDATYTTGQNLRVDGGLTRGV